GACGGCTGTGGGCGAGGGCCGCGGCGTCGAAGGAGGACAGCAGGCGCCGTTCCGGGGGCAGGGCGTCCAGGACCCGCGGCACCACCACCTCGGCCAGGGCCTGGGGGGCATGGCCCCGGTTCACCTTGAGCTCGAGGTTGGCGCCCATGCCGAGCGAGGCCAGCAGCACCAGCATCTCCTCCAGGGTGGCCATGGGCTCGCCGGCGAAGGCCGGGTCGAACCAGCCGCCGGCATCGAGGTGCTGGACCTGAGCGAGGGTCAGGTCGGCCAGCCGGCCGCGGCCGTCGCTGCAGCGCTTGAGGTCCCGGTCATGCCAGATCACCGGGGTATCGTCGCCGAGCAGCTGGACGTCCAGTTCCACCCAGGCGATGCCGGCGTCATGGGCCGCGCGCACCGCGGCCAGGGTGTTCTCCGGGGCCCGCGCGGAGAGCCCGCGGTGGGCGATCAGGCGGGGCAGGGCGAGGTCGGGATGAGGCATGGGCGTCCTTGTCGTCATGGCCGGGAAAGGCTTGGCGCCATCGGCATAGCCTAGCGCCATGGCGGCGTGTCGAACACCGGCCATCCTCGGGAGTCCGGCGAGTGAATATGCTAGGCTGCGCGATTTCGTTCCCGGTGCCGTGGGCCGGGAGTCAGGCGCTACAGAGGATCCGTCGATGCGAGTCGTGAATATCAAGAACGAGGCACAGCGCGAGGCCTGCCTGGCGCGGCTGTGCGCCGAGGTCTATGGTCACCAGGCCGGCATCGCGCCGCTGGCGACCTTCGCCGGGGTGCTGGGGGTGCTGGTCCAGCAGGAGGCGGCGCGGATGGTGGCGCTGGTCGATGGCCAGTCACGGCCGGTCGCCCTGGCGCTGCTGGTGCTGGACGAGGCGGGCGTGGGCATGACCGTCATGCAGCTGGCCGAGCTTGCCAGCGACACCGTGGAGGCTCCGGCCCAGCGCCTGGTCGGCGAGCTCGCCCTGCGCGCCCCGCTGCGGGTCGACGCGGTCAGCGAGACCCAGGAGGCCCGCTTCCGCCGGGCGGGCATCACGCGCTGGTTCCAGGGCAGGCAGGGCGTGCGGATCGGCC
The Halomonas sp. M4R1S46 DNA segment above includes these coding regions:
- a CDS encoding glycerophosphoryl diester phosphodiesterase, which codes for MPHPDLALPRLIAHRGLSARAPENTLAAVRAAHDAGIAWVELDVQLLGDDTPVIWHDRDLKRCSDGRGRLADLTLAQVQHLDAGGWFDPAFAGEPMATLEEMLVLLASLGMGANLELKVNRGHAPQALAEVVVPRVLDALPPERRLLSSFDAAALAHSRRLAPAEALALGLLFDRVPRDWERRCRAIEALSVHAKWQRLSAAHARAIKGAGLALVCYTANDPASFAPRWDWGVDAVISDDPRAFDGAGVGP